A region of Streptomyces deccanensis DNA encodes the following proteins:
- a CDS encoding CehA/McbA family metallohydrolase, protein MCDDHHGDGNGLGRRALFVTSAAAALTLGSVTFGTSGAEAADGEQETRTIRGTLPTGSPDFVYLPVEVPPGVRELRVSYSYARTSVPAGTMGNALDIGVFDERGTELGGKGFRGWSGGARTEFFIRTDEATPGYLPGPVRPGTWHIALGPYTVAPDGLPYEITITLTYGRPAPAVQPVYPPERAKGRGRAWYRGDCHLHSWYSDGRRTPAELAALARAAGLDFINSSEHNTQSAHAHWAEHAGDDLLIMLGEEVTTRNGHVVALGVDPGTFVDWRYRARDNRFGKYARQIRRAGGLVVPAHPHATCIGCNWKFGFGEADAVEVWNGAYSPEDEVALADWDGMLVAGVREGRRDWIPAMGNSDAHRDPDPVGRPQTVVLADELSREAIQEGLRAGRSYVAESKDVSVAFTASGTRGEHAGIGERLKVDADTPVTVRLEATGSAGCVIRFVTDQGVLFTSPAIPDSGTGAAEWRTTASYAAYVRAEVRRPPIVPGFPGPLAAFTNPIFLGRRQGLS, encoded by the coding sequence ATGTGCGACGACCACCACGGTGACGGGAACGGACTGGGAAGGCGCGCGCTGTTCGTGACGTCGGCCGCGGCCGCGCTTACGTTGGGAAGCGTGACCTTTGGGACGAGCGGCGCCGAGGCCGCGGACGGCGAGCAGGAGACGAGGACGATCAGGGGAACCCTCCCCACCGGATCCCCGGACTTCGTGTATCTCCCGGTCGAAGTACCGCCGGGGGTACGGGAGTTGAGGGTGTCCTACAGCTATGCGAGAACGTCCGTCCCGGCCGGCACCATGGGCAACGCGCTCGACATCGGCGTCTTCGACGAGCGCGGCACCGAACTGGGCGGCAAGGGTTTCCGTGGCTGGTCGGGCGGCGCCCGTACGGAGTTCTTCATCCGGACGGACGAGGCGACGCCGGGCTACCTCCCGGGCCCCGTGCGCCCCGGCACCTGGCACATCGCGCTGGGCCCGTACACGGTGGCACCGGACGGGCTGCCGTACGAGATCACGATCACCCTGACGTACGGACGCCCGGCCCCGGCCGTGCAGCCGGTGTACCCGCCGGAGCGGGCCAAGGGGCGGGGCCGGGCCTGGTACCGGGGCGACTGCCACCTGCACTCCTGGTACTCCGACGGCCGCCGCACCCCCGCCGAGCTGGCGGCGCTCGCGCGGGCCGCGGGGCTGGACTTCATCAACAGCTCGGAGCACAACACCCAGTCCGCGCACGCCCATTGGGCCGAGCACGCGGGTGACGACCTGCTGATCATGCTGGGCGAGGAGGTCACCACGCGCAACGGGCACGTGGTGGCGCTCGGCGTCGACCCGGGCACGTTCGTCGACTGGCGCTACCGGGCGCGGGACAACCGGTTCGGCAAGTACGCGCGGCAGATCCGGCGGGCCGGGGGCCTGGTCGTGCCGGCCCATCCGCACGCCACCTGCATCGGCTGCAACTGGAAGTTCGGCTTCGGTGAGGCCGACGCGGTGGAGGTGTGGAACGGGGCGTACTCGCCGGAGGACGAGGTGGCGCTCGCCGACTGGGACGGCATGCTCGTCGCGGGCGTGCGCGAGGGCCGCCGGGACTGGATCCCGGCGATGGGCAACAGCGACGCGCACCGCGACCCCGACCCCGTCGGCCGCCCCCAGACGGTCGTCCTGGCCGACGAGTTGAGCCGGGAGGCGATCCAGGAGGGGCTGCGGGCCGGCCGCTCGTACGTCGCGGAGTCCAAGGACGTGTCCGTGGCGTTCACGGCGTCCGGGACGCGGGGCGAGCACGCGGGCATCGGCGAACGGTTGAAGGTGGACGCCGACACCCCGGTCACCGTCCGCCTGGAGGCGACGGGCTCCGCGGGCTGCGTCATCCGCTTCGTCACCGACCAGGGAGTCCTGTTCACCTCGCCCGCGATCCCGGACTCCGGCACGGGCGCGGCGGAGTGGCGTACGACGGCCTCGTACGCGGCGTACGTCCGCGCCGAGGTCCGCCGGCCCCCGATCGTGCCGGGGTTCCCGGGCCCCCTGGCGGCCTTCACCAACCCGATCTTCCTGGGTCGGCGACAGGGCCTGTCGTAG
- a CDS encoding serine hydrolase domain-containing protein: MWTPTCLLGGSGVTDRVAYGHDAHRFVEIGSLTKVLTGTVLARLEADGDLGFDTPLEECLDEVPRGTGITLRHLAEHTSGLPLLPAGLTGQPTGPPDDPYAGFTETALRESLRELDRVTAGRQGREEYSNLGYAVLGLALTTVTGRSYQQLLDTHVLSPLGLGAGAMTASPPERRRLVPRDVFGRPRPLWTLTGAILPAGGLWSSCRTLADLVVALLVERRFGDPAPSWRRGPSLRWHDGATRGSSAVAVAYDDGRWVLVHRLGDLSGSGAIAQRALRTATPPRPDRHA; encoded by the coding sequence GTGTGGACGCCGACGTGTCTGCTGGGCGGATCCGGTGTCACCGACCGGGTCGCGTACGGCCACGACGCGCACCGGTTCGTGGAGATCGGCTCCCTCACCAAGGTGCTCACGGGCACCGTCCTGGCCCGGCTGGAGGCGGACGGGGACCTGGGCTTCGACACCCCGCTGGAGGAGTGCCTCGACGAGGTGCCGAGGGGGACCGGCATCACCCTCCGGCACCTCGCCGAGCACACCTCGGGCCTGCCCCTGCTGCCCGCCGGGCTCACCGGGCAGCCCACCGGCCCGCCCGACGACCCGTACGCCGGCTTCACGGAGACGGCCCTGCGGGAGTCGCTGCGCGAGCTGGACCGGGTGACGGCCGGACGGCAGGGCCGGGAGGAGTACTCCAACCTCGGCTACGCCGTGCTCGGGCTCGCGCTCACCACCGTGACGGGCCGCTCGTACCAGCAACTGCTGGACACCCACGTCCTGTCGCCGCTCGGGCTGGGCGCGGGAGCGATGACGGCGAGTCCGCCGGAGCGGCGACGGCTCGTCCCGCGCGATGTGTTCGGCCGGCCCCGACCCCTGTGGACGCTGACCGGCGCGATCCTGCCGGCCGGCGGCCTGTGGTCCAGCTGCCGGACGCTGGCGGACCTCGTGGTCGCCCTGCTCGTGGAACGCCGGTTCGGCGATCCGGCGCCCTCCTGGCGACGGGGCCCGTCCCTCCGCTGGCACGACGGCGCCACCCGGGGCTCGTCCGCCGTGGCCGTCGCGTACGACGACGGCCGCTGGGTCCTCGTCCACCGCCTCGGCGACCTCTCCGGCAGCGGCGCCATCGCCCAGCGCGCCCTGCGCACGGCCACGCCACCACGACCCGACCGACACGCGTGA